In the Alkaliphilus oremlandii OhILAs genome, one interval contains:
- a CDS encoding nucleoside kinase: MEQEKNKNLIKVDVEGKGIFEYEKGISLEEISKDFGDTYENQIVGAIVDNQLEELGVILSEDCHVRFLEQCSSIGARIYQRSLSFVFIRACMELFSGCQVSVEHSLSKGLYCEIQYKRDLNEEDTKRIEERMREIIAEDVPLIKSRVPVDEAIDIFKEYGQNGKVNLMKYRDKPYINIYQCGWLKNYFYGYMVPSTGYLKKFSLKYYSPGIIIQLPTKEANCQIPEFEEQPRLFKIFRETEKWAKILEIDHVAALNDLIVTKRQGEFIRIAEALHEKKIAQIADTILENIHEKKLILIAGPSSSGKTTFAKRLEIHLKVNGLNPVSISLDDYFVNREDTPLDENGEFDFESLYAIDLDLFNKDLEKILAGEEVEIPTFNFHLGKREYRGHKIKITEDQPLILEGIHCLNDELTKSIPKNNKFRIYISALTQLNLDEHNRIPTTDTRLIRRLVRDSKFRSNDANRTLFLWQSVRRGEERNIFPFQEEADVMFNSALFYELCALKKYAEPLLRQVDTTSPYHAEAKRLLKFLNYFVNLENEEDIPRTSILREFIAGSSFH; the protein is encoded by the coding sequence ATGGAACAAGAAAAGAATAAAAATTTAATCAAAGTTGATGTAGAAGGTAAAGGGATATTTGAATATGAAAAAGGAATATCTTTGGAGGAAATATCTAAGGACTTTGGTGATACATATGAAAATCAAATCGTAGGTGCCATCGTTGATAATCAGTTAGAAGAATTAGGAGTTATTTTGAGCGAGGATTGTCATGTGCGATTTTTGGAGCAATGTTCTTCCATTGGTGCTCGAATATACCAAAGAAGTTTATCTTTTGTCTTTATAAGAGCCTGTATGGAATTGTTTTCAGGCTGTCAGGTTTCGGTGGAACATTCCTTAAGTAAAGGTTTGTATTGTGAAATTCAATATAAGAGAGATCTTAATGAGGAAGATACCAAACGAATCGAAGAGAGAATGAGAGAAATTATTGCAGAAGATGTGCCGCTGATCAAAAGTAGAGTACCAGTGGATGAGGCCATCGATATATTTAAAGAATACGGACAAAATGGCAAAGTAAATTTAATGAAGTATCGGGATAAGCCCTATATTAATATATATCAGTGCGGTTGGCTGAAAAATTATTTTTATGGCTATATGGTACCATCCACTGGCTACTTAAAGAAATTTTCTTTAAAATATTATAGTCCTGGAATTATCATACAGCTACCGACGAAGGAAGCCAATTGCCAAATACCGGAATTTGAAGAGCAACCCAGACTGTTTAAGATATTTAGAGAAACGGAAAAATGGGCAAAAATTTTAGAAATTGACCATGTGGCAGCTTTAAATGATCTCATTGTAACGAAAAGACAAGGTGAATTCATTCGAATTGCAGAAGCATTGCATGAAAAAAAGATCGCTCAAATTGCAGATACGATTCTAGAAAATATCCATGAGAAAAAATTGATTTTAATAGCAGGACCTTCTTCTTCTGGTAAGACTACATTTGCTAAACGGCTAGAAATTCACCTCAAGGTAAATGGATTGAATCCGGTGTCTATTTCCTTAGATGATTATTTTGTAAATAGAGAGGATACGCCTTTAGATGAAAATGGAGAATTTGATTTTGAATCTTTATATGCAATCGATTTAGATTTATTTAATAAAGACCTAGAAAAGATACTTGCTGGAGAAGAAGTAGAAATTCCAACTTTTAACTTCCATCTAGGAAAGAGAGAATATCGGGGACATAAAATTAAAATTACAGAAGATCAACCTTTGATACTAGAAGGGATTCACTGCCTAAATGATGAACTTACAAAGTCCATTCCAAAAAATAATAAGTTTAGGATCTATATCAGTGCTTTAACACAATTAAATTTAGATGAGCATAATCGAATCCCTACAACGGATACACGATTAATTCGAAGATTAGTAAGGGATAGCAAATTTAGGTCCAACGATGCAAACAGAACTTTATTTCTGTGGCAATCTGTAAGACGGGGAGAAGAGCGAAATATTTTCCCATTCCAAGAGGAAGCAGATGTTATGTTTAACTCCGCATTATTCTATGAATTGTGTGCCCTTAAAAAATATGCAGAACCACTTCTAAGGCAGGTGGATACCACAAGCCCTTATCATGCGGAAGCAAAGCGATTATTAAAGTTTCTTAATTATTTTGTCAATCTAGAAAATGAAGAAGATATACCGAGAACTTCAATATTGAGAGAGTTCATAGCTGGAAGCAGCTTCCATTAA